A window of Dickeya zeae NCPPB 2538 contains these coding sequences:
- a CDS encoding GIN domain-containing protein → MKALLCSALVLLPLTVACSPTNQQNVDVPSFTTLDVSRGLNVTLVCGNGYRVETSARQDVLEKLVIRPQGQSLVIENHASDDSILRDHDATVRITVSAPITVVKAQAGVTMSIPACAVSPDAFAVNGSMGTAVNVAGTTRRLDLSLAMGASFNAHEKTFSAQEAVVNIAMGVDARLCQVRKLSGTITTGARVRVAPDTLVQTSNGIAGLVEHDGC, encoded by the coding sequence AGCAAAACGTGGATGTGCCCTCCTTTACGACATTGGATGTCAGCCGTGGTCTGAATGTCACACTGGTTTGCGGTAATGGATACCGCGTGGAGACCAGCGCCAGACAGGATGTTCTGGAGAAGCTGGTCATCCGCCCCCAGGGTCAGAGTCTAGTCATAGAAAACCACGCCAGCGATGACAGCATTCTGCGTGATCATGACGCGACCGTCAGGATAACGGTCAGCGCGCCGATCACGGTTGTTAAAGCGCAGGCTGGTGTCACGATGTCCATTCCCGCCTGTGCAGTATCACCGGATGCCTTCGCGGTCAACGGCAGTATGGGAACAGCGGTCAATGTCGCAGGGACAACGCGTCGGCTCGATTTGTCGCTGGCGATGGGAGCCTCGTTTAACGCCCATGAAAAGACCTTTTCGGCACAAGAAGCCGTCGTGAATATCGCGATGGGTGTTGATGCACGGTTATGTCAGGTAAGGAAGTTAAGCGGCACTATCACGACAGGAGCCAGAGTACGGGTCGCGCCAGACACGCTGGTTCAGACCAGCAATGGTATCGCCGGTCTGGTCGAGCATGATGGTTGCTAG